In one window of Oligoflexus sp. DNA:
- a CDS encoding response regulator, producing the protein MERSKALLLIADDEEMNKIILARRLRKEGFVTIDVADGSQAVDKMRELAQNGRPDLVLMDINMPVMDGIEATRILKAEFADLPIIAVTACMVPSTDYTHYGFTELCTKPIDFNELIAKIDKHLNRKS; encoded by the coding sequence ATGGAACGAAGCAAAGCCCTTCTTTTGATAGCAGACGATGAAGAGATGAATAAAATCATCCTCGCCCGTCGCCTGCGTAAGGAAGGATTTGTCACCATTGACGTTGCCGACGGCTCCCAGGCGGTCGACAAGATGCGGGAATTAGCTCAAAATGGCCGCCCCGATCTTGTCCTCATGGATATCAATATGCCCGTCATGGATGGCATCGAAGCCACCCGGATTCTGAAAGCCGAGTTTGCCGATCTGCCCATCATCGCCGTCACGGCCTGTATGGTTCCTTCCACTGATTACACGCATTATGGCTTCACGGAACTCTGCACCAAGCCCATCGACTTCAATGAACTCATCGCGAAAATCGACAAGCATCTCAACCGAAAATCCTAG